One region of Mucilaginibacter sp. 14171R-50 genomic DNA includes:
- a CDS encoding TonB-dependent receptor: MRKIILFFQIIFTLLPMALYAQNTIVTGKVRDIAGVLPGVSVVEKGIPTNGTITDVNGRFTLTLKGQTNTIIVRFIGYINRELKVEANKPLDIILQTSTNGLDEVSVVAYGTRKRITNTGAVSSISAGEIRTVPTANVQNALTGKLPGFFSQQGSGQPGKDASDFFIRGISSLNPAGNQPLIIVDDIEYSYDQLQQINVNEIESISILKDASTTAVYGIKGANGVLVVTTRRGKSGTPKVNLRVEGGVQQPTKTPKFLDSYNSALLINEAQLNDGLPQSFTPEDLAHFKNNDDPYGHPNVNWYDKIFKKQSYQANTNLDISGGTQALKYFISGGALNQNGLVRDFADPQSLVNTNYYFRRYNFRSNLDLKVNKTLDLRLDVTTRFSDLNQPYNQNAVGEVYNFTKETPFTSPYLNPNGSYSYAYSNFNPDHLPTLNARLATGGYQHSRRTDFNFLFGATQKLDAITDGLSLSGRIAYSSVEQYTKQIFNEGIPSYHYNPVMDQYSLRPGGTYVYQNYGLTGNTDINTNNYNLQLFLNYDRTFSNTHHFSGLVLFNQRSNTLFAQNLLSGDLVGVPQKFRGVSGKVSYDYKQKYLIDFDLAYNGTDRFAANHRFGLFPAVSVGYNIIKEDFFSEALPVFSLFKLRASYGLVGSDAAPGNRYVYNQVYNNGGGYNFGQSQQNYVTIYEGALGNPTVVWERARKLDIGVDMNLFRDKISVTFDYFHDIRDDQLITPGSVPLILGVGLPAVNIGKTQNQGFDGQISYHGNIGQFQYNTGFVFSYAKNKILFQDEAAPAYPWLAQTGYSIGQQYGYHYLGYYTADDIAAITTYKNAHQGSNAGNPIALPDNGIALQPGDLRYQDLNGDGVINVFDKRAIGNPNLPNTTLGLSLQAAYKGFSVSVLFQGSFNYSFAVIGTGIEPFQSQFQPIHQERWTPETASTANFPRLGLNPTSVNSPTSYFSDYWLINAYYIRLKTIDIGYQLPNKLLPFKINNARVYVSAYNLFTWDNYNKYQQDPEISTNTAGDAYINQRVINLGVQFGF, from the coding sequence GTGAACGGCCGTTTTACGCTTACCTTAAAAGGGCAAACCAATACCATTATAGTGCGATTTATTGGCTACATAAACCGGGAACTAAAGGTAGAGGCCAACAAACCACTTGACATTATTTTGCAAACAAGTACCAATGGCCTTGACGAGGTATCGGTAGTGGCGTACGGAACACGTAAGCGTATTACCAATACAGGTGCGGTAAGCTCTATATCTGCCGGCGAAATACGTACCGTGCCTACAGCCAACGTGCAAAACGCGCTGACAGGTAAGCTACCCGGGTTTTTCTCGCAGCAGGGATCGGGCCAGCCGGGTAAAGATGCATCAGACTTCTTTATCCGCGGTATAAGCTCGTTAAACCCTGCAGGTAACCAACCGCTTATTATTGTAGATGATATTGAGTACAGTTACGACCAGTTACAACAAATAAACGTAAACGAAATTGAAAGCATCTCTATCTTAAAAGATGCTTCTACAACCGCTGTGTATGGTATAAAGGGAGCAAACGGCGTATTGGTGGTAACTACACGGCGTGGTAAAAGCGGTACCCCAAAAGTGAATTTAAGGGTAGAGGGCGGTGTGCAGCAGCCAACCAAAACACCAAAGTTTTTGGATTCTTACAATTCGGCTTTGCTGATAAACGAAGCGCAATTGAACGATGGCCTCCCGCAAAGCTTCACACCGGAAGATCTTGCTCATTTTAAAAATAACGACGACCCATATGGCCACCCGAATGTAAACTGGTACGATAAGATATTTAAAAAACAAAGTTACCAGGCTAATACTAATTTAGATATTTCGGGCGGTACACAAGCGCTAAAATACTTTATATCCGGCGGGGCATTAAACCAAAACGGTTTGGTACGCGATTTTGCCGATCCGCAAAGTTTGGTGAATACTAACTATTACTTCCGCAGATATAACTTCCGTTCAAACCTTGATCTGAAGGTAAATAAAACCCTCGATCTGCGTTTAGATGTAACAACACGTTTTTCTGATCTTAACCAGCCTTACAATCAAAACGCGGTAGGCGAGGTTTACAACTTTACCAAAGAAACGCCATTTACATCGCCTTATTTAAACCCTAACGGTTCCTATAGCTATGCTTATTCAAACTTTAACCCCGACCACCTGCCTACACTAAACGCACGGTTGGCAACCGGGGGATACCAGCATTCGCGCAGAACCGATTTTAACTTCCTGTTTGGGGCCACACAAAAGCTGGATGCCATTACGGATGGGTTATCATTGTCGGGTCGTATTGCTTACTCCAGTGTAGAGCAGTATACCAAGCAGATATTTAACGAGGGGATTCCGTCATATCATTACAATCCTGTTATGGACCAATACTCCCTTCGTCCCGGCGGAACGTATGTTTATCAAAACTATGGCTTAACAGGTAATACAGATATTAATACTAACAATTATAACCTGCAGCTATTTCTTAATTACGACCGTACGTTTAGCAACACCCACCATTTTTCGGGCCTGGTGCTGTTTAATCAACGGTCAAATACACTCTTTGCCCAAAATCTTTTATCCGGAGATTTAGTAGGTGTACCGCAAAAGTTCAGGGGGGTGTCGGGCAAAGTATCGTATGATTATAAACAGAAATATCTGATAGACTTTGACCTGGCATATAACGGTACCGACCGTTTTGCCGCCAACCATCGCTTTGGTTTATTCCCCGCGGTTAGTGTTGGTTACAATATCATAAAAGAGGATTTCTTTTCTGAGGCACTGCCTGTGTTCAGCCTGTTTAAATTACGCGCCAGTTACGGTTTGGTAGGCTCTGATGCCGCGCCCGGTAACCGGTATGTTTACAACCAGGTTTATAACAACGGCGGCGGGTATAATTTTGGCCAATCGCAACAAAACTATGTTACCATTTACGAGGGCGCGTTAGGCAACCCAACCGTAGTTTGGGAACGTGCCCGCAAACTGGATATAGGAGTGGATATGAACCTGTTTCGTGATAAAATATCGGTAACCTTTGATTATTTCCATGATATACGCGACGACCAGTTGATTACACCGGGAAGTGTGCCTTTAATATTAGGTGTAGGCTTGCCTGCTGTTAATATAGGTAAAACTCAAAATCAGGGTTTCGACGGGCAGATAAGCTATCATGGCAATATTGGCCAGTTCCAGTATAACACCGGTTTTGTTTTTTCGTATGCTAAAAATAAGATACTTTTTCAAGACGAGGCCGCACCCGCTTACCCCTGGTTGGCACAAACAGGTTACTCTATTGGCCAGCAATATGGTTATCATTACCTTGGGTATTACACGGCTGATGATATTGCGGCCATCACCACTTATAAAAACGCCCACCAGGGCTCAAATGCAGGTAATCCTATCGCCTTGCCAGATAATGGCATAGCACTGCAACCCGGCGATCTGCGCTACCAGGACTTAAATGGCGATGGTGTTATAAACGTATTTGATAAACGGGCCATTGGTAACCCAAACCTGCCTAATACAACCCTGGGCCTTTCGCTGCAGGCGGCTTACAAAGGTTTTAGTGTAAGTGTATTGTTCCAGGGTTCCTTTAATTATAGCTTCGCTGTAATTGGCACCGGTATCGAGCCATTCCAGAGCCAGTTTCAACCTATACATCAGGAACGGTGGACGCCAGAAACAGCCTCTACAGCAAACTTCCCAAGGCTAGGCTTAAACCCTACATCGGTAAACAGCCCCACTTCGTATTTTAGCGACTACTGGCTTATCAACGCTTACTACATCCGTTTAAAAACTATTGATATTGGCTACCAGTTGCCAAACAAATTGTTACCATTCAAGATCAATAACGCAAGGGTATATGTGAGTGCATATAACCTGTTTACATGGGATAACTATAACAAATATCAGCAGGACCCGGAGATATCAACCAACACCGCCGGCGATGCTTATATTAACCAGCGTGTAATTAACCTGGGTGTACAGTTTGGTTTTTAA